CGGCAATCAAGTGAATGAGGTTATAGCCGGTAGAGTTCTTTTTCAGACGGCCACCAATTGTAACGATGTCACCTTGTGGCGTAACAAGTTCAAGCTCATAAATTTGGTCGGCTGTAACACCATATTTTACAGCACGGTTGCCACCGGCGTTGGTAGCAATGTTGCCAGCAATCACACAATGGTCACTACTGCACGGATCACCCGCGTAAAGCAGACCATGCTGGTGGGCTGCTTGCTGGATATCAATGGTTTGTGCAGCTGGTTCTACGATCATATAATGAGCGGATGGATTGATGTGTAAAATCCGATTCATCCGTTGCAGGTCAATGACTATTCCACCGTGTATGGCCACCGAGCCACCTGCCAGTCCGGTACCACCGCCGCGCGGTGTCACCGGAATTAATGCAGAATTAGCAATCTTAAGAATTGCTGCCACCTCTTGTGTAGTACCTGGAAAGATCACCAAATCGGGATATTTGGGTTCGGCAATAGTACCAGCATCATAGCTATATTCAGAAGAGATAGCTGCCCCGATTTGTAGATTGCTTTTGCCGACAATGCCGGCGAGTTTGTTGATAATACCTGATGTTATGGGATTGTAGGCAGACATGGGATTACTCCTCTCAATTTGCAGTAGTTAATTGTTGTAGTTTTGTTAATGCAGATCGCAAAGTTTTAATTCTTAGCGCTATATCAGACTGGGGAGAAGCAATATCCTCGCTGAATGATATCCATAGCGCACTTCTTTTTTATGAATAAAAAGACTGAAGGCTAGTTTTAATGAAAAAACTAGCCTTCAGTCTTTTGCTGATCAGCTATATTCTATCTAGCAGGCCTTAAACCTGCGTTCATGTTCGGCGTTATTTTTAGGAAAACGAAAGATAATATATACTATGCTAATAAACTAAATCATAGCATTGAAATTAATTGTTTGTCAATTTAAATTTCACTATGAATTGTTGCCACGTTGGAGTTGACAAATTTTATCTAAGCAAGGTATCATGATTGTAATCAATGACTGATAAGCTGATCAGAAGTCTGAAGGCTAAGATACTTGTAAAAAGTATTCTTAGTCTTTTATTGTTTATATAGGATTCATGAGGAGGCACTATGATGGGAACACATAATTTTGATGAAATTGTTAAACGGTATAACACAGAAAGCAGAAAATGGGATAATATTGGTGAAGTCTTTGGTGATACGAGTGTGTTGCCATTATGGATTGCCGATATGGATTTCGCTTCACCGCCGGCAGTGCTGAAAGCTATTCAGGCTAAAGCAGCGCACGGTGTATTTGGTTATCCTGCGAGACGAACTTCTTTGCATGAGTCGGTCATGCGCTGGGCCAAGGTCAGACATCATTGGACTTTGAAAAGCGAGTGGATTAGTACAGCACCGGGCGTAGTTTCTTCAATTAGTGCGGCTGTTCTGGCTTTAACAGAGCCAGGTGACAGCATTATCATTCAGCCACCCGTTTATCCGCCATTCTTTTCATGTGTGCGGAATAATGGGCGTAAGATTGTTGAAAATGCGTTAAAAAATAATCATGGCTATTATGAGTTTGCTTTTGCTGATTTAGAGGCCAAGATTGATGACACCGTGAGAATGATTGTGTTATGCAGTCCACATAATCCGGTTGGGCGGGTATGGCGTGAAGAAGAGTTGTGCAGGCTGGCTGACATTTGCCTTAAGCATCAAATCATTATTTTGGCTGACGAAATTCATCATGATTTGGTATTTAGTGGTCATAAACATACTCCGCTGGCAAGCCTGAGTCCTGAAATTGCTCATGCAACTGTAACTTTCATGGCTGCCAGTAAAACATTTAATGTTGCCGGCCTTAACACATCATTTATTATTACTCCTGATCCTGTGAAACGCAAAAAAATTAATAAATTACTGCACAACCTGGAAATAGGCAAGACAACGATTTTTGGCGGGGCAGCGGCTGAAGCGGCTTACACTGATGGTGAAGAATGGCTGGAAGAATTACTCGTATACCTCGAAAATAATGCAGATTATATTGTAAGTTATGCTGAACAGCATCTTCCAGGGGTTAAAGTTATTAAGCCAGAGGGAACCTATCTTGCGTGGCTGGATTTTCGTGATATCTTCTCTCAATCTGATCAATTGAGTAACTTTTTAACGAAAGAAGCCAAAGTCGGACTGAATGATGGTCTGTCGTTTGGGTGCCAGGGAGAGGGCTTTGCCAGGTTAAACTTTGGTTGTCCCAGGTCAATTATTCAGGAAGCTTTGCAACGTATTGAGCGGGCTATTAAGAATTTACAGCGATAAGATTCAGAAATAAGCATATAGTTAAATAAGTTGACCAGCAAAAAAACTGGAGATTAGAGGCGTCTTCAGTTTTTCTTTTTTTACTATATTAAGATCCTTAAGAACCCTTAATGATAGTAAGCTGATTATACAGACGTTGGAGATGGAGAGCATGACAATAAAAATAATTGCCTGTGAAGTCATGAAAGAAGAATTGCGTGCCATTCAGCCCGAACATCCTGTGGATTTTGAATTTATTTCTATGGGGTTGCATCTCTATCCAGAGAAACTGGGTAAAGAACTGCAAAAGATTTTGGCTGGAATAGACGGTTATGACCGGGTTATTTTAGCCGTTGGTTTGTGTGGCGGTGCAGCAAAAAATTTAAAAGCTGGCAATTTCACGTTAACTATTCCCCGGGTTCATGATTGTATCCCTTTGTTACTCGGCTCACAGGAAGAATTTGAGAAAACGCGTATGGCGGAAAAAGGTACGTTATATTTATCCTGCGGCTGGTTCAGTGGGGACCGGTCTTTCACAGCAGACTTTGAACGGGTACGGCAAAAGTATGGCGAAAAAAAGGCCAGTAGTATTTATAAGCGGATGTATGACAGTTACCGGCAAGTGTTATTCATCCACACCGGTCATCCCCAGGAAGCTGAATGTCTGCAGCGTTCGCAGCAAATTAGTGAGTTATTACAATTAAGCCATCAAGCGATTCGGGGAGACTTGCAATATATTGAAAAAATAGCAGCAGGTCCTTGGGATGAAAAATATTTTATCAATATTCCACCTCAGGGTAGTATTGATGAATCTTTCTTTTTTACCCGTGCCTGATTGTCATATATGTTGGAATTTTGTTGGTGTTTTTAACATAAAATTATTCTAAAAATTTAGGTATCGCGAATGGGATAACAGTCTTGACAAAACTAAAAATCTGGAGTATTGTATTGGATAAGTAAATAGTAACGAGTGACTCGCGGTTGGCTAGATGATATCTTAGAGACCAATTTCCTGCAAGGGGAGTTGGTCTTTTTTGTTGTTTATTTTTAATTCTGCCTGTGGGTTACTGATGAATATTTACTCAAAGATACTTTATTAGGAGGCTGGAAATGAGACAAATTGCTATATATGGAAAAGGTGGGATTGGTAAATCCACAACAACGCAGAATACGGTTGCTGCTTTAGCCGAAAATGGTAAGAAAGTAATGGTGGTAGGGTGTGACCCTAAAGCTGATTCAACTCGCTTGCTATTAAACGGTTTATGCCAGAAAACTGTTTTGGATACCCTCAGAGACGAAGGTGATGATATTGAACTGGATGCCATTCTGAAACCTGGGTATGGCAATACCCGCTGCGTGGAATCAGGAGGACCTGAACCTGGTGTAGGCTGTGCCGGACGTGGAATTATTACCTCAATTAATATGCTGGAATCACTAGGCGCTTATACGGAAGATCTTGACTATGTATTTTATGATGTGTTGGGAGACGTTGTTTGCGGCGGATTTGCCATGCCGATTAGAGAAGGAAAAGCGCAGGAAATCTATATTGTCGCTTCTGGTGAGTTGATGGCCTTGTATGCCGCCAACAATATTGCCAAAGGCGTGAGCAAATACGCCAAGAGCGGTGGGGTTCGCCTGGGGGGGATCATCTGCAACAGCCGTAAAGTTGATAATGAATATGCACTTTTAAAAGCTTTTGCCGAAGAAATCGGGTCGCAGCTTATCCATTTTGTACCGCGTGACAACATTGTGCAGCGTGCCGAAATTAATAAGAAAACTGTAATAGATTTTGATCCTGAAGCTGACCAGGCTAACGAATACCGTGCATTAGCTCAGAATATCCAAAATAACAAATTGTTTGTCATTCCTAAGCCGATGACTCAGGATCGCTTGGAAGAACTGATGATGCAGCATGGTTTCCTTGATGCGATTGCATAAAAGCTTTGTTGAAAGCTGCTGAGGTTAACTAAAAAGATGGAAAAGGAGTGGGTGAGATGACAATTAATCTTAAGGCAACGGAAGCGAAAGTAAGAGAAAATCGTTTATCCTCAATTACCGCTTATAAAGGATCTGTAAAAGATATGGTTCAAAAAGCTGGTGGCTGCGGTTTAAAGGGCGGAGAACGCTGCTTTACTCAAACCACTTCCTGCAGCTTAGGCTGCGCGCAGGGGCAGCTTGTTATGATCCAGGATGCCGCAGTGGTTGGGCACAGTGCAATAGGCTGCGGGTCAGACACCATCCAAAGTAATATTAATAAACGGCGGGGGCATTTTTCACGCGAGTGGGAACTCACAGACATTAATTATATCAATACCAATATGACTGAGGAAGCTACTGTTTTTGGTGGCAAAGCCAAGCTGAGAGAAGGAGTACGGGAAGCTTACCGGCGATTCAATCCCAAAGCAATCTTTGTAACAACTTCCTGCGTATCTGGAATTATTGGGGAAGATGTCAGTGGCATTTTAAGCGAATTAGAGCAAGAAATTCCAGTTCCTTTAGTTCCAGTCCACTGCGAAGGTTTTCGTTCAAGACTCTGGGCATCAGGCTTTGATGCGGCATTTCATGCTATTTTAAGTTATATTGTTAAGCCGGCGGAAAAAAAGCGTCCTGAACTGGTAAACATTATTAACTTTGCCGGGATTGGCAGAGCTCAGGTTACCCGGCTATTAAATCGTATCGGATTAGTGCCTCAGTTTATTGTCCAATTTACTACGCTGGATCAATTATCCAGGCTTTCAGAAGCCGCCGCGACCTTAAGTTTTTGTGGTACTCTCGGCAGTTACCTGGCTACAGGATTAGAAGAGCATTTTGGAGTTCCTTATATTAAATCGTTGCAGCCGCATGGGATTGCCGGTACGGATAGCTGGCTCAGGGAGTTAGGCCGTGTATTAGGAAAAGAAGACGAGGTCGAAGCACTCATTGCCGAAGAAAAAGCGGCAATTGCCCAGGAACTGGCTGAGTTACAGACCAAGCTTAACGGTAAACGGGTCGTTATCGGTATGGGTCCCAGCTTTGCTCAAAATTATACCAGATTGCTTGATGAATTAGGAATGGATGTCGTTTGGACAGCAAGCTGGCATTTTGATCAGCGTCACGATTATGGCGAAGTTCCGGCTGCTGCTCAGGATTTGTCAGAATGGGATAAAGATATTCCGGTTAGTGTCAGTGAACTGCAAATATTTGAGATCATTAATTTGCTGCGGGAATTAAAGCCCGATGTGTATGTTTGCCGCCATCCTGGTATGGCAATTTGGGCTGCTAAATTAGGTATTCCTGCTATATTTGTCAGTGATGAATATCAATCCTTTGGTTATCAGGGGATTATTAGTTTTGGCAGCCGGATTGCCGATGCCCTGGCCAATCCGACTTTTGTCCGCTATCTGGCCAGTAAAATTAAGCTGCCTTATACAAACTGGTGGTTGGAGCAAGATGCATTTAAGTATTTGGATGAAGCAGCACCCAGTAGCAAAGTGCGATCTAAGGAGGTTATTTAGTGGCTAAAGTGATTGAACAGGTCCGGTACGCTTGTGCATTGGGAGCGCTGCATTCAGTGCTGGCTATTGACAGAGCAGTTCCTATTCTTCATGCCGGGCCAGGCTGCGGTCAGCGTTTGTCGACAGCCTTAAGTCTTACAAACGGTTATCAAGGAACAGGATATGCTGGCGGGCATTCAATGCCTTGTACAAATAGCACTGAAACCGAAGTTGTCTTTGGTGGTGAAAAGAAACTGAAAGAACTCATCACACAAAGCTTGCGCGTGATGGATGCTGATTTATATGTTGTCCTAACCGGCTGTACATCCGATATTGTCGGTGATGATGTCTTAGAGGTAGCCAGAAGCTTTCAAAAAAAAGGCCATCCAGTTGTCTGCGCTCAAACGGGTGGTTTTAGCGGTAATAATTTTCATGGTCATGAATTGATTTTAGATGCCATTATTGACCAGTATTTAAAACCGACAGATGAACGAGTACCTGGCCTGGTCAATGTCTTTTCGGTGGTTCCCTTCTATGATGCGTTCTGGAGTGGAAACTTACAGGCCATTCAAAAGCTGCTGACGGCACTTGGCTTGAAACCAAATGTTATTTTCGGACCGGCGGGTGGGGTAACCGCATTAAATCATGTGCCCAAAGCGCAGTTTAATTTATTATTGTCACCCTGGGTAGGGTTAAATAATGTGAAGAGTTTAGAAGATAAATTTGGTACACCTTATTTACATTATCCAATTTTGCCGATCGGCCCAACTGAAACCAGCAAGTTTCTACGAACAGTTGGTGAATTTGCCGGGTTAGCTTCCGAACAAGTGGAAACGGCGATCAAAGAACTGGAGAAACCATACGATTATTACATTGAGCGCTCGGCTGACTATTTGCTGCAGGCACGGGCCGGATTGCCCAGTCGTTTTATTACCATATCCGATAGTTTTTATGGATTAGGAATTTCCAAGTTTCTTGTTAATGATCTTGGTTTTTTACCGGGAACCCAGTTTGTTATGGATAATATTCCCCAAAGGCATCAATCTGCCGTAAAAGCTGAATTTGCAAACTTAAGTGATACCATTGCAGCTCCTGTTGTATTTACTAATGACAGCGGGGTTGTTAAAGAAACACTGCGGGAAACCAAATTCAAGGGCAGGCCATTGATTTTAGGAAGTGGCTGGGATCAGGTGTTAGCCAAAGAGCTAAATGGTTATCAGCTTTCAGTTACTTTTCCTGTTTCCAACCGATTTATCTTAAACAGCAGTTATGTTGGTTACGATGGTGCTTTGCGTTTGGCAGAAGACGTTTTTTCAGTATTGGTAAATTCAAGTTATTAGGCAGCATGCCGTTGCTGCTTTGCTGGTGGCATTTTTATATGAGAACAGTCACCGGTATTTAAATCCTTTGTTTCGCCTGTTTGAACAGGTGCCCTGGAAAGAGAATCTGAAAAGCACAGATAGCAAATATCATATTCACTGTTGTAACCTAGACCAGAAAATAGTCTATAATAGTACATAAGATTATGCAAAACTAGAGAAATTTATTTGAGGGTCAATTATTTTGCTATATCACGAAAAAATTCAAGGGGATAATCATTCATGGAAGTAAAACAGATATTTGCTGAATACTTCGTTGAAGGCAATCAAAGCAGGTCTTTTAATTACTGTCCGCACTGTCGTACAAAATGTGAAACGAAGGAAATTGGTGGACGTCAACGTCCGGTTTGTCCAAAATGCGGATTTATACAGTATAAGAATCCGGCACCTGCAGTGTCAGTACTTATTGTGAGTAATGACAGAGTCTTATTAGGTCGAAGGGCTGACAATAGTTTTAAGGCCGGACTTTGGTGTCTGCCCTGTGGGTTTATTGAATTTGACGAGGATTTTCTCACAGCTGCCAAAAGGGAAGTCCAGGAAGAAACAGGGTTAACTGTTGATATTAAAGCAATTATTAGTGTCATAACCAATTATTTGGCACCAGATCTGCATACATTGGTGGTTGTCTTATTGGCTCACGTTGTTGGTGGTGAATTGTGCCCAGGAGATGATATTGTGAGTGTTGAGTGGTTTTCTTTGGGTGGCCCTTTGCCGGAAATGGCTTTTACTGCCGATCAGGATATTATCACACGATATTATAAAACCCAAATCGAGGGTGCACCAGTGGACAGCTATTTTGCAAAGCCGTTGCCATAAGGTGATTGTCATAACCTTCATAGTTGCTGCGAAATATTACCCAGCCCAAAACAGTTAGCTTGCCGACATCCTTTGATGTATGGGCTAACTGTTTTTATTTAAATTTTTTAGTTTCCAGAATGATATCATCAGGCTTTTGTCTTGAAGAGACGAAATGAAAAAGTGATGTGAGGGTGTTGTTTTTTTAAAAAAATCTGCTTATCTTCATCTAGATTTCGCCCCATGAATGGCTATGGACTAATAGGCTGGTTATAGTACTTCATACTTCCCATCAATTCGGGAAATAAAAAAGGCTGAACGTATGTCATAAGACTTACGCTCAGCCTTTGGTTTATCTTCCAATCAGCTTAACTTACTATTATATTAACTGATCATGCTAAAGAGTCAATAGTACTTTTGTGCTATTTGCATGTGATGCTTTAATGAAAAGGCTATTCACCTGCCAGGCCATGCTTATAAGCAAAGGCAATCAGCTGCATACGGTTTTGCAAATGTAACTTATCTAAAATATTTCTTAAATGATTTTTGACAGTGCTTTCACTGATAAAAAGCTTTTCCCCTATTTCTTTATTCCCTAAACCCTGACTAATCAATAGCAATACTTCTTTTTCTCGTTCAGATAATTTATTGTCCGGAGCAGCAGGCTTTTGAATTGAAAATTCTTGTAATATCTTGCCTGCCAGCACCCTGGATATCGGGGCTTCACCCTGAGCGACACTAACAATATAATCCAGCCAATATTCAGGTTCCATATTTTTAAGCAAATAACCCTGAGCACCTAGTTTGATTGCCTCAAAGAAGTCCTGCACGTCATCTGATACGCTTAGAATAATGATTTTAACATGGGGGATTGCTGCCTTGATCAAACGGGTGGCTTCCAATCCGTTGCAGTCAGGCATTCTTATATCCATCAAAATCATATCCGGCATTAATTGTTTAGCCAGCTCTAAGGCTTCGGTTCCGTTTGTTGCTTCCCCGATTACCTCAAACATCGGATTAGCTGATAAAATACTGGAAATTCCTTTGCGTGACAAAAGATGATCGTCAACAATCAATATCTTAAATGTCATTAGTTCAGGTTCCTTTCGCAATTTTTATTGAAATAGTTACCGTAGTCCCGGTGCCTGGGCTGGTGTTTAGATTAAAATCAGCTCCAATTGACTGAACGGCTTGTTCTAAAATCTTAAAACCAAAGGAAGAAGTTTTGCTTTGCAGCTTTTCGGCTGCGAAGCCTTTGCCGTTATCGGCGATTACCATAAAAAAATTATCTTCATGTTGAGATAAAGCAATATCAACCTGAGTTGCTGCAGCATGCTTCCGAATGTTAAACATCAATTCCTGAAAAATATGAAAAAGCTGCTTGCGCTCATATTGCGACAGCTGGCTGCAGGCATCGCTGTTGACGGTTAGATTTATTTTCGTACCCGTTTGTTTTTCGTATTGGCATAAATATTCTCGGATAGAATCGACCAGATTGATATCGATATCAGGGGCAACTGTTTGCAACGCAAATATATGTTGCCTTACTTCTGTATCGGTTAATTTAATGGCTTCACGCAACTCTCTGATTGCGGTTAGCGGTTCACGCTGATTTTGCCAGGCTGTTTCAATTTCAATGATTTTCACATTCATAAAAAATAAAGCCTGAGTGATGCTATCGTGCAAGTCACGGGCAATGCGGTAGCGTTCCTGCAAGACCGCTGATTCACGTTTTTCTGTTTGCAGCTTGTCATATAAATTCTCCATGAAAGCAAAAATTCCATGTGAAAACAGGATAAATAATACACTTGTTAAACCGGCAACCAGTACGTTTCCCCAATCCATGGATATGACATGCAAAAATTCATGTCTGGCAAATTCAAAAATACCGATACATATGGCTGGAACTATTGCAGCAATCCATTTCATTCTGGCTATGTTCATAGAAGTCCTCCTGAATCAGAGTATAGTGGACAATTGACTAATAGGTTAGTATGAATTTAATATTAAACAATCAATTTGTCAATATTGCTGCTTTCATGCTTAATGGTACTTTAGGATAAGCGAATAGTACTTTTAGCTAGTAGACGATTTACAAGGAAAAGTGAATAATAAGAAGTAACTTACTGCAACGTAAGGGACTGGTATTTCTAAAACATGATCATGAAGGCTGATTAGGTTGCTCCCCTAAAGGCCACATATCATCTATTTAACCTAGATAATATGTGGTCTTTATATTTTAAATTGACATTGATATTGGTAATCATTATTAATTATACTGTAGAATTTACTATAAAGGATGATGTATTATGAAGAATTTACGTACTTTAGTTGTTTCCTCACTATTTCTATTGTCAGCTACAACAACCAATGCTCAGTCCACCTCCTCGGCAGACCAAGAAAAATTGGTATTTCCGCTGGAGGAAATCGTAGTAACGGCACCGGTAGTCAGTGAGCCGCTCATTGTGCAAACCGATCCTCAAGCCCCACGTCAGCCTGTTCCAGCAGCAGATGGCGGAGGCTATCTGAAAAATATTCCTGGGTTTTCAGTGACCAGGCAGGGCGGGACCGGGAGTGATCCGGTTTTACGGGGCTTGGGAGGGACACGCCTCAATATATTATTAAATGGTACATATCAATTTGGTGCTTGCCCGGGGAGGATGGATCCAACTACTTCGTATGCTTTTCCTGAGTCTTTTAGCAAAATTACCGTTTTAAAAGGACCGGAAACAGTCAAATATGGCGGTGGGAATGTCGCAGGAACCGTGTTTTTTGAACGGGAGACCCCGGGTTTTGATAAACCTGGGGTCAGGGTAAACAGCAGTGTGTTGGTTGGTAGTTTCGGACGGGATGACGAATTGCTGGATGTTACTGCCGGAGATACTGATGGATATGTGCGAATCATTAAAACCAGATCAAATGCTGATAATTATGAAGACGGTAATGGCACTAAAGTGCATTCCTTTTATACCCGCAATAGTCTGACTGGAATTTTTGGCTGGACTCCGGATGTTGATACACTATATGAATTTACGGTAGATACCAGCGATGCCGAAGCGGCTTACGGCGGAAGATCAATGGACGGTCCAAAATTTGACCGCAATGATTATAGTTTTAAGTTCAGCAAGAAAAATTTATCATCAGTT
This Sporomusaceae bacterium FL31 DNA region includes the following protein-coding sequences:
- a CDS encoding aminotransferase — protein: MGTHNFDEIVKRYNTESRKWDNIGEVFGDTSVLPLWIADMDFASPPAVLKAIQAKAAHGVFGYPARRTSLHESVMRWAKVRHHWTLKSEWISTAPGVVSSISAAVLALTEPGDSIIIQPPVYPPFFSCVRNNGRKIVENALKNNHGYYEFAFADLEAKIDDTVRMIVLCSPHNPVGRVWREEELCRLADICLKHQIIILADEIHHDLVFSGHKHTPLASLSPEIAHATVTFMAASKTFNVAGLNTSFIITPDPVKRKKINKLLHNLEIGKTTIFGGAAAEAAYTDGEEWLEELLVYLENNADYIVSYAEQHLPGVKVIKPEGTYLAWLDFRDIFSQSDQLSNFLTKEAKVGLNDGLSFGCQGEGFARLNFGCPRSIIQEALQRIERAIKNLQR
- the nifH_2 gene encoding nitrogenase iron protein produces the protein MRQIAIYGKGGIGKSTTTQNTVAALAENGKKVMVVGCDPKADSTRLLLNGLCQKTVLDTLRDEGDDIELDAILKPGYGNTRCVESGGPEPGVGCAGRGIITSINMLESLGAYTEDLDYVFYDVLGDVVCGGFAMPIREGKAQEIYIVASGELMALYAANNIAKGVSKYAKSGGVRLGGIICNSRKVDNEYALLKAFAEEIGSQLIHFVPRDNIVQRAEINKKTVIDFDPEADQANEYRALAQNIQNNKLFVIPKPMTQDRLEELMMQHGFLDAIA
- the nifD_2 gene encoding nitrogenase protein alpha chain: MTINLKATEAKVRENRLSSITAYKGSVKDMVQKAGGCGLKGGERCFTQTTSCSLGCAQGQLVMIQDAAVVGHSAIGCGSDTIQSNINKRRGHFSREWELTDINYINTNMTEEATVFGGKAKLREGVREAYRRFNPKAIFVTTSCVSGIIGEDVSGILSELEQEIPVPLVPVHCEGFRSRLWASGFDAAFHAILSYIVKPAEKKRPELVNIINFAGIGRAQVTRLLNRIGLVPQFIVQFTTLDQLSRLSEAAATLSFCGTLGSYLATGLEEHFGVPYIKSLQPHGIAGTDSWLRELGRVLGKEDEVEALIAEEKAAIAQELAELQTKLNGKRVVIGMGPSFAQNYTRLLDELGMDVVWTASWHFDQRHDYGEVPAAAQDLSEWDKDIPVSVSELQIFEIINLLRELKPDVYVCRHPGMAIWAAKLGIPAIFVSDEYQSFGYQGIISFGSRIADALANPTFVRYLASKIKLPYTNWWLEQDAFKYLDEAAPSSKVRSKEVI
- a CDS encoding nitrogenase protein alpha chain produces the protein MAKVIEQVRYACALGALHSVLAIDRAVPILHAGPGCGQRLSTALSLTNGYQGTGYAGGHSMPCTNSTETEVVFGGEKKLKELITQSLRVMDADLYVVLTGCTSDIVGDDVLEVARSFQKKGHPVVCAQTGGFSGNNFHGHELILDAIIDQYLKPTDERVPGLVNVFSVVPFYDAFWSGNLQAIQKLLTALGLKPNVIFGPAGGVTALNHVPKAQFNLLLSPWVGLNNVKSLEDKFGTPYLHYPILPIGPTETSKFLRTVGEFAGLASEQVETAIKELEKPYDYYIERSADYLLQARAGLPSRFITISDSFYGLGISKFLVNDLGFLPGTQFVMDNIPQRHQSAVKAEFANLSDTIAAPVVFTNDSGVVKETLRETKFKGRPLILGSGWDQVLAKELNGYQLSVTFPVSNRFILNSSYVGYDGALRLAEDVFSVLVNSSY
- a CDS encoding NADH pyrophosphatase, which gives rise to MEVKQIFAEYFVEGNQSRSFNYCPHCRTKCETKEIGGRQRPVCPKCGFIQYKNPAPAVSVLIVSNDRVLLGRRADNSFKAGLWCLPCGFIEFDEDFLTAAKREVQEETGLTVDIKAIISVITNYLAPDLHTLVVVLLAHVVGGELCPGDDIVSVEWFSLGGPLPEMAFTADQDIITRYYKTQIEGAPVDSYFAKPLP
- the yxjL gene encoding putative transcriptional regulatory protein YxjL, whose protein sequence is MTFKILIVDDHLLSRKGISSILSANPMFEVIGEATNGTEALELAKQLMPDMILMDIRMPDCNGLEATRLIKAAIPHVKIIILSVSDDVQDFFEAIKLGAQGYLLKNMEPEYWLDYIVSVAQGEAPISRVLAGKILQEFSIQKPAAPDNKLSEREKEVLLLISQGLGNKEIGEKLFISESTVKNHLRNILDKLHLQNRMQLIAFAYKHGLAGE
- a CDS encoding sensor histidine kinase; its protein translation is MNIARMKWIAAIVPAICIGIFEFARHEFLHVISMDWGNVLVAGLTSVLFILFSHGIFAFMENLYDKLQTEKRESAVLQERYRIARDLHDSITQALFFMNVKIIEIETAWQNQREPLTAIRELREAIKLTDTEVRQHIFALQTVAPDIDINLVDSIREYLCQYEKQTGTKINLTVNSDACSQLSQYERKQLFHIFQELMFNIRKHAAATQVDIALSQHEDNFFMVIADNGKGFAAEKLQSKTSSFGFKILEQAVQSIGADFNLNTSPGTGTTVTISIKIAKGT